Part of the Subtercola frigoramans genome, GACCGTGACCGCAGCAAGGCAGTGGGCCTGGCCGTGGACATGACCACCGCGGCTGCAGTCTACTCATCCGCTCACATCGAATCCGGAGGATTCGACCAGCTCGCCGATGTCGACATCGTCGTTGTCACAGCTGGTGTCAACGAGAAGGCCGGCGGGGCGACCGACCGAACGGATGCTCGCGGTCGACTTGCTCTCATTCCCGCGAACGCCGAGATCTTTCGGGAGATCATCCCCCAGATCGTTTCGGTGGCCGGGGACGTGCCGCTGCTCATCGTGACTGACCCGCCGGATGCCCTGGCCGACCTTGCTCGAACCCTGGCCGGGCACGACCGCGTGGTCTCCACGGGCACGATCATCGACTCCTTGCGATTCCGCATCCGCATCGCGAGGGAGTTGAAGGTACGGACGGCTGATGTCGACGCCTATGTGCTCGGGGAGCACGGTACCTCTGCGGTGTTCGCATGGTCGACTGCACGGGTCGGTGGTGTTCCGGTGCTCGATCTGCTCAGCACGCCGAACACGTCTACAGCTGAGGTCATATCGAGGATTGAGACCGCAGTCAGATTCGGGAACATCGAGGTGATCGAGGGTATCGGGGCGAGTCAGCACGGAATCGGGGCCGTCGTCGGCCTCATCGTCGATGCCATGTTGCGAAACGAGAACGCAGTGTTGCCCGTCGCGTCTTTCATCGAGGAATTCGGTACGACGCTCGCGGTACCGTCGGTCCTGTCGAGCACAGGCGTCACCCGCACGCTCATCCCTCCGCTGTCCGCAGAGGAGCGCGCGGGACTCGAACGTAGCGCCGCGATCCTGCGGGACGCGCTTACAATGGAGGCCCGCTAGCGGCCAGCTGCCGTTCGTTCCCTGTTTCGCGAAGACACGGATGGTTTCTGGAGCGCGCCCGTCAGGGCGATGGCGGTCGTGATG contains:
- a CDS encoding lactate/malate family dehydrogenase; translated protein: MKIGVIGAGAVGAATVTSLIRSASKPDIVIIDRDRSKAVGLAVDMTTAAAVYSSAHIESGGFDQLADVDIVVVTAGVNEKAGGATDRTDARGRLALIPANAEIFREIIPQIVSVAGDVPLLIVTDPPDALADLARTLAGHDRVVSTGTIIDSLRFRIRIARELKVRTADVDAYVLGEHGTSAVFAWSTARVGGVPVLDLLSTPNTSTAEVISRIETAVRFGNIEVIEGIGASQHGIGAVVGLIVDAMLRNENAVLPVASFIEEFGTTLAVPSVLSSTGVTRTLIPPLSAEERAGLERSAAILRDALTMEAR